The window TTTAGCAGGTGCCAAACTGTGGATTGGGGATAAATTGTGTGAATTGCTGTGAGCATCGTTCTCTTTGGTTGTTCAAAATTTGACTCTTTCCCTGGAATTGCAGAGGTGCAGTTAGGTTGGTGGTGGGACTGAACTTGTACAGGGCGGATCTGCATGGTGTTAAATGAGGGGGGAAAGTCAAGTCTGGAGTATGTGCAGTGTTTCTCATCCTATTTAATTTGGAATAAATGAGGAAATGTAAGAGGCATTTCTGCCTTACCTGGCGTTCTTTTCAGTGTAGCGCTGGCACACAGCTGGGTGGTGTTAGTCCCATCAAGTCTGATGTATGTGTTTCAATTGATAGCCTTTCAGACAAGGCTGCACTCAGGTTGTTGCAGTCATAATCAAGTATTTCAGTGTTGCTGTTCTTAAAATGTATACTTGTATATTTTTATAACTATTAGATAATTGTACTAGTAAAATGCAAAGGATATGAGCAGCTAATATGGCATtatcccttcttcctttttaaaggtcagggaaaaaaagtgtattCTGGAGATAGCTGATGAAATACTCAAATCATTGTGAGCAGGCAGTTGTACCTGTGTCCTGTAAGGCACCTTAGCACTGTGCTGTCAGAAGACCgagagctgtgctgcatctGATGGCCTAGGTAAAGCAAAGTCCTTAATTGGTGAATCATAattcttgcttttgttcctAATGTAGGGCATCAATAATGTATTCATCATTGggtttttgcttgctttctgtcaTGACTGACTTCATGATATTTGAGGTAAATATGCAGATCAAATGAcattattctttcttctccaagtAGCTGATACTGTCTCTGCTACATGGGCTAGTTTGCTAATTATTAAGTTAGTCTTTAAAAAATCTGGGTATATTTATAGCTTCTTATTCTGAAGTAAATATTTGGTGAGTCTTTCTTGCTCCAAATGTTTGTAGCACAGAGGCATCTGGCTTTGAGATGTctcaaaaaaacatttttcagtaacaCTGTGCTCAGTCTCAGTGAGCAGGTCAGTGAAAGCACTGATGAGGGCTGTGTTCTGCTAGGAACATTTTCATGAGAGCATGTTGTCTACTTCTGGTGCTTTTAGTAACTTTCCTGACAACGGTTTTCTCAAGAATAAGGCTTTTAAAGCGTGCTAAATGACAGTATCCTGCAGTGACTATTGAAAAGTTTCCTAAGTGTGCTTGATAGCAGATAAAGGCTCGTATTTTTATGACTGAGGAATAACAGGGACAATCTTAGGAGCAAATTACTCTCCTTCCAGGAATACTTTAGGCAGTGACTTCATGGCTCTGCGCTTACAGCTTTATGTGCCTGCTAAACTGAAGCTGCAAGTAACATGAAAAATCAGCGTCATCTGCATAGCAATGGAGAGGCTCCTAGGAAGTGGTGGAGTTCCTGCTTGGCTCTGGGCAAAGGATGAGTGAAAAGAAATTCTGAGATCCCTGAGTGAGCATGGCTTCCTTTCTGTGTTACGTTACGTTTGATAACAAGGCTCCTGTCCTCATCCTTCACCCAGAGTGGGTAGGGTCCAGGTTGAAAATGGTGCTCATGGCAACAAATCTAGTTAAGGAGCTTGACATGCCCTAGTTTTAGCATGGTAATAATAAATAGCAGGGTGAAATAACAGAATTTCAGCATAAGAGGAACTCATGCTGAAGGAAGTTGCTGAAAATCGTTTTTTGTGCTCTAGCCTCTGCAGCTGCTATTAAGGGAAAGCAGGTAATGAATGGAGGCTGCTTTGGATACAGTCATGCAGGGCCAGAATGGCAGCCTTTTTGATAGCTGAAATCCTGGTTAGTGAActaaaatcagcaaaaatattctgaatcCTCTAACTTCCCTGTTAATACACCCACGGATTGCTATTCCCAGTAAAGCCTGTTGTATAGCTGTTGAGGAGATGCTCtctttaatttgctttaaatgGTGGAAGATGATCATCCCATTATCAAAAATAGATAAGCCAAAGAGAACGGATAAACTTCTTCTGACAATAGCAAAACCATTTCTTACAAGTGcagttttctggttttgtgcCTTTCTGCTCAGACCCAGCATCGATTGGGTCTGAAGGATTGCTTTCTGTTCAGCTTATGTCTGTCTGATTCTCACAGATGTTAATCAGAAACTGGGACAGGTTTCGCTTGGTAGGTTGGGATGCCGTGGTAGTTTCTAATAAACAGGCAGCACTCGTTGACCTCAGACTGTGCTTTTCAGTAGTAGCTAAATGTTAATTGCTTTGTGCTCTGTTGCAGCAATTTTTGATGACAGAGATAGGAGCCCTGTATCTGAAAGACGGGTTAGGTTCCTGTCACCGCTGTGGATTCAGATAAGTTGGTTACATGCTACATTTTATCTCCTAGTCAGTGAACCAGGAGTTTGTCATCTGAGGTTTGAGCCTGAGCGCCTGTTGCTTTGTAGCTCTCTAGTTTGACAGTATGTTACAAAATGGAAACCTTGCGGTCATGGAAGATCTTGTGTTTGATAATGCTGCTGTGAACTGTTGCCTACAAAAAAAAGTAGTCTAGAACTTTTCCTTAGAGGCTTGGGCACTGTGGAgttgcttttcagtttcaatTTTGCAGTGATCTGATCAAAGTTGTTACTGCCTGAAGTAAAcctaaagcttttaaaaatcaacCACCTCCAAGTTATTTATTCCCTTTGTGTCTGTGGTGCAAAATAAAACGTGAAGCTGTCATCAGGATCTGccaaaaacaagataaaaacaaCCTGTGGTATTTTTGGAAATGTCTCCAAGATTTCAAGcatcttaatgaaaaatatgGCAAAACTAAAAGACTTGTTTAATAAGCTAAAAATGAACTGAGTTGCTGATagactgttttctttaaaacattgcATACAAGAACTCAATTCCAGCACTTCAGTTGATGGCTTCTGGTAAAGTATTACTGAAGGACAGAGAAATGCACAGATCTGTTCATGGATCTAAACACTGAAATCTGTTagtttttttaatatcctttcTTAAGGATCTGTCCCTTTTCTATTAACAGGTAACATTGATTTTGTAATACCGTTACCTTCACCAAAGAATTGTATGGCTCCACTGTGACCATTGGGAAATTGGTGATGGAATGTTGCGCACAgtctgctgcactgcacacacGTGGCTGTCTGATTGCTGTATGCTGAAGATACCGTAGTTCCTGACCCGTCTGTCCTTCAGACACATCTAAAACTTGTCCTGGATGTCAggtcctggcagctgcagctaaGATTTGTGCTGGCCCCGTGCACCAAAGTGGCAGGGATGTCCTtgctcctgcttttcttcctatccttcctttccccctctGCTGGGCAGCCGTCGTACTGCGCTCATGTCCTCATTTTAAAGTTGGGATCTGTGATCTGTTGttgctttccagcagctctctcCCAGTCTTGAACAGCACAAAAATGAGTTTAGTAGTTGGTATCTATCACATGGTGTTTTGAGCAGGCTGTGAGGAGCCTGTGTAACCCTTAGAAATAAGGTCTGGAATAGCAAACACCAAAGGGATAAGAGCACGTAGGTGTCACTGCTGCAAAGCTATGGCTGGGCATCTGCTTAACATGTTGGAAGAATGAACAGCTCTAGAATGCCAGTACCTTCATAGGGCTTAAACTTTTGTTTGGACAACAGATGTATTGCTCTCCTTGAAAGCTTTCCTGCATTGGCATTGCTGTACATGGCTGTAGAAGCTGGAGTATTTTCTAGTTCAGTCACTGTGACTTGGAAGAGTAATCTGCAGAAGAGAGCATCCAGGTCTCAGGGAGTGATCTTTCCTGTGGTTTTTTCCAGCCAAGGGAGCCGTGTTTTTCCTAAGCTCCTACACTCATACATTGCAGATGATTTTGCTTGTTAGAAAACCGCCCAGGCTGGACATTGAAACTCAAGCtctcaaaatgaattttaaaagcaagaatgtTGCTGCCtaaaggaggaaggaaatgtatttctgtCTGGAAGTAGTGCAGCAGTGTGTTGAGACAAGgtgcaaataaaatattacttgAAGTGGCCTGGCTTTTTCCCTTGACTGATTAATCTTTAGCTTGTTTCGCTCTCAGTTCCAGACTGTCATTTCAGAGAGGTTATTTTTTATGCATTGAAAGAACAAATGTGTGAGTACAGCACTGTCAGCTGCTCTTTTGACTTTGACCAAGCTGTCAATTAGTAATGTACTGTCTGATCTCTACAAGCTGCCTGGTTTGGTTCCAAATCAGAGAAGAGAAACTTGGAATACCGCATTTTTCATAGGATACTATTTTTGCCCTTCTTACTGGGGCTAAATCGTTTAGGATTCAGTTGCAGAAGCCTCTTAAGAATTCAGACAGAGTGAATATCCTGCATTTTCTTGCCAGCTCTTTCATCGTGATTGAGAAAACCCTTGCACTGAAGATGCAGATTTCTCAAACCAACGTGCGTCTTCGATTGTTGAagccaaaaatattttgcacagcTTTTTGCTATATAGGCCACTGGTAGAAGTAATTGAACAAGCTCATTTCTCCTGTGCTGATCCTACTTTGGGGGAATGTCTGTCAttggcaggcagcacagaacagaactgaATCAAATCTTCCTGgttttcttctgtccttttgACATCTGTGTTACTGAGTTTGTATAAACTGCAACAAAGCATCTCCTGGTCACACCGAGGATTCCTGCAACCAGATGACTGAAACTGCCTGGGGATCATGCTGGTCCAATGGAAATAGGTCAGAGACCTTGGAAACTTGAATCTGAAACAGCCCGTTTTCAGATTTCCATTTAATCTTcaacaaaaatgaatgtatttgctTTATTCATGAGCTGTAGTGACTCAGAGTGTTGCTTACattgtgtgctttttttaaatactttatgTGTGTGAGATACAGGTTTtggttttatgtattttttagcAATTTCTAGCAGGAGCAAATCAtggaaaatctgaatttttgcCTGCATGTATTTCATCTCTAAAATCAAAGATGAATTCTACTATAGAAGAAGAATGGAGAAATTAGCATTTGCAGTTTAACCAGCagatcactttttttctgtacatttctgttCATTATTGCTTCTGGATATTTGGCATTTTTAGTACCTTGTTCATTGCTTGGGAGCATTAGGAAAATTACTGTATGGATGAAAAAATGACTGCACGGATGGGAAGCCTCATGCGTGATAAAGTGCTGTGACAAAGATTTAACTCTCATTTGTATGCTTCATTACTTGTAATATTTTAATGGAATACTTGAAGTTTAGTGGTAATTCCACATCGCCATGTGAGTAAATGCCAGTGGTGAGCAGTAACACATAGGCAGTGGGTAATAGAAGAGCATGTATTGCTTGAAAGAGAGCGTTATTAAAGCAGTGACTTTTGGCCTGCACTTAACTGAATGTTGCCATCACTGCACGTTGTAATTTGGACTGAAGCTTGTTTGAGAAAAGGTTGTGTGCTTTACAGTCAGTAAAGTTGTCAGTGATTTGTAGTGCAGACAGTGTGAGCACCACTAGGGTCTCTGACAGGAGTTGGTGTGCAGGGTAGGGCTGTTTTGGTGGAAACACCACGTGCCAGCAGAGGTTGTCTTATGAATGGATGTAACACGGTCACCTCTTTATTCTTCATCTGAAGAAGGCATGCTAACTGAACAGTGTCTTCTGCCTGTGATCAGAAACCTGAACTAAAGTTGGGAACTTAAATGCTAATAAGAGAACATAATCCTTCTGGAAAGTAGTTCTTGCTCCTACTCTTCCCAGAGCATTCCACCCTCTCCCCCTAAGCCTTCTCCTTACTCTGGAATTCTCTCTTGTTTCATAAGCCAAAAGATGTGCAGTGACAGTAACAGTGTGGGCCACTTTCTCCATTCACTCAATCTAACCGTGACAAATGCTCTTGCATGCAATTTCAGTACAGCTGAAAAATTATGGCTAAAAGAcatttcctttgtatttctgGGCAGCAGAAAATGATGTCTGCGACTGAGGGGTGGATCGGATAAATGGAGGAAGAACTCTTCTGGTAGCTACAGGAACTTGTTCATGCCGAGCTGGTGTCCTTGTCATGTGGCTGAGCATTGGCAGGTGATAAAGGGAGCCAAACACTGTGAGGTGGTGTTGTACTGGAGGAGGTGGAAAGAGTGAAGGATTGAAGAAACAGCCTGAGCTGGGAGATGAATCTCATACCAGGTTGCCTTTCACTGTATTCAAAGGGACTGGTAAGGAGAGAGCTAACAGAGactcaaacacagaaaatacagtgcTTGCTTTAGTATAGGTGAGTTTGTCTGGGCTCCAAGTGAGTAATGAAATGGCTCAACTTAAATGGCTGAAGAACTAGAAtctccttttctgaaatacatgagCTGTTTCCCTCTTGATTAAATCCTTTGTAGGTTGAGACAGTCAATTTCTCTGTAGTAGAGACTTTCAAAGCAGTAATGATGCTAATAGCTCCCTCTCAGCTTTGTTGTAGAATTCATCAGTTTGGTGGCTTTGATTTTAATGTGTTTAAGAAATTATTCTGGTCCTAGGCcctttcttcagctctgcacTTGTTCTCTTgttgttcctcctcctccttggcACAACCAAGAAGTGGGAAGGCCTGAGGATGGGATTTACAGGAAGcttctaaaataaatgtgttcacAGTCCCAATCATACGGAGCACAAATTCTGTTTGAAGGGTTCCCACCTCTCCTTCCAGTTGCCAGATGTTCAGTGCATTCAGCTTTTCCTGAGGGACTGGTGAAATAAGTTCACAGGAGGGTGAAATAGGAGTAGTAAAAAGGTAAAATGTTGTCTTGCGATATTGATGACGGTTCAGTACTACTAATTTCTGCAGCGTGCTCTGTACCTTTGAGGCAGTTCTTAGGAACACAGTTATATTTGTCTGACTGGTCCATTTAGATTGTAAAACAGTCGTTAAGGGTGTGCCAGGTCATTCGATTTTGACAGGTCTTGTTTTGTGGAGGCATTTTCTGAGGATGAAATGCAGGTAGCATGCTACCTTCGGGTTAGTTTAACCGAAACCTGACTGATGAGCAGAATGAAACTATGTTTCATAAACCTTGGGTGGCTTGGATATTTTCTTCATCTAAGGAaatggattttttgtttttatgaattCTGGGGCTCAAACTGTTTACTTTTCAGCTTTATCTGTGGTCTGACTGCTTTAATCTGTCAGTAGTTAGCTTAACCTCCGGCTGGTGCTGGTGATGGGCTGACAGGCGTGTTCACATGTCTGACATTCCCATATGCATTTATAATGGCCTACTTTAAACTTATTTTAAGAGTTCAGAGCAGTTTGAATAAGACAGCAAACAGCTGAGTTTAGCAGCTAAGCATAAATACAGAATATTGTAAAATCTTGTTGAAGTATTCAATTGTAAAAGAACAGTTGTGTTCTCGTTCAATGTTAGTGGTGTTTTGGCACCCTTGAAATAACGCTGGGAATACTCTTGGCTTGGGTAACTGACTTCTGGTTCCTTCCAACAGTGAGAGGATCAAAACCAGGTAAAAATGTCCAACTTCAAGAGAATGAAATCAGAGGACTGTGCTTGAAATCCAGAGAAATTTTTCTCAGTCAGCCTATTCTGCTAGAACTTGAAGCTCCGCTGAAAATATGTGGTAAGTGCTGTGACTTGATGCGTGGTTGGGAGTGGGGGGCATTTAGATGGATATCCTCTTTTAAGCAGAGGATGAATGCCAGATGATGCTTTCGCTTACGAAACTGATGAATGATTGTAGCAAAAGGGAAAGTAAGCCTGTCCTGAGTGCTTCAAGTGGAGGAATGGGAAGGAGGTAAGTGCAATTTGTAGAGGGGaccaaaaaatcccaaatcagAAAGTAACTGGTCCTGTTTGATCGAGTCTCTTGGGAAAGGGTTTCAGAAGaagttttggaaagaaatttttccatCAGTTACTGCTCAGGTCAGTCATCACTTTtcacaaggagaaaaaaggaggcACAGTAGTTGATGGTAGCTGCTGTTCAGAGCTGAACTGTGGTTTGACacaatttaaaaatctttctggaAACTGAAGTTTCTGTATCACCTCTGGTTTGGCTTCACCCTATTTCCACGTGGTGATATTGCTCATTTTTCACACGTGTACGTCTAGGTATGCTAGAAGGATGAGGGATGTCAGAATAAATCCTCAATAAATGCACGCCAGCAGAGGTTCCAGGAAGCAGTATTTTATCCTGCTCCAACACTGCGgatctgcttctgaagtagCTTGTTCAGTATTTATAATATGTGGTAGtcttaaaaacagatttattgtTCTGCTTGCCAGAAACAAAACCATGATTTAAACCAAAGGCAGAAATATCAATTTCTTCCAATCCAACTTCCCTGCTAGAATTTGAGTTACTGGGTGTTGCAGGAGAACACCAGACACAGCatggaggaaaggaaattcCCCAAGCAGTTTTTCCATCAGTGTCACTACTGAAGTGTGGCTGTATCAAGGATGAAGTAGAGGTTCCTAGTCTTGCAGCCAGTAGTCAACTAAAAGGATTAACTGGATGCCACCCTTCTGCTTGAGTGCACAGAGTTGATTTCCTGGGATCTTGGAGTTGTGTTATGAGTGTGTGAGTATTTCTGAGTAGATGCATGGAGTCATGGTGCGTTCTTAGTCAGTGCCTTACGCAGATACCAGCTTCTGGAGCGCGGTTGCAGAAAGACAAACGATGTCATCTTCAGGAATGCTGCAGGCAGTATCTGTCTGCAGGTTTTTCCTGTTCGTGCTgcttctctattaaaaaaaaaaaaaggtgagatATCACAAAGTCAGTTACGTGCCATTTCTGACTGCTTCTTACAGGTGACATCCATGGACAATACTATGACTTGCTTCGGCTCTTTGAATATGGAGGCTTTCCACCAGAAAGCAACTACCTGTTCCTTGGTGACTATGTTGACAGAGGAAAGCAGTCTTTAGAAACAATTTGTCTTCTATTGGCCTACAAAATTAAATATCCAGAGAACTTTTTCCTCCTCAGAGGGAACCATGAATGTGCCAGCATTAATAGAATTTATGGATTTTATGACGAATGTAAGTAATATGGACAGACGTGGGGATCTTTGGTTTGGGAAGGCAGGGTAGGAGGTGCTTGCTGTCTTCTAGACTTCCAGTAATAAATGGCTTTCTGAACTTGCAGTTAGCTCTGCCTAGATCCATGGCCCCATGCAAAGAGGTAATTTTGTTTATTGGCCACTGAAGTTAAGCAGCTGTTCCCACCAGTATGCATTTGTAAAGTTCTTAAGGCTGTCTGGTCAGAGATTAGGGAATTTTACTTTGCTTTACAGTTTCAGTTCCATCTGCCTTACGAGGTGTAGCACTGGGGCAGGGGGCTGCTCTGTACTGTTGTGTGGCAGTGCTTGCAGCCTCGTTCCCAGTCAGTCCTGTAACTTAACAGATGCATACGTTCATGTTTCAAAAGGATGTGACCTAATCCCATGTGGAGGAGGTGAAGCTGTTATGGTGGTTGGGTACTGAGGCATTctcactgctcctgctggggaCGTGCTTGGCTCAGAGCTCACAAGATGTTCTCTCTGTGTCTCGTTCTCCTTTTCCAACAAGGAAGCGGAGTTGTGTGGTGTTTGAGCTGACTCCTAGAGATGAATCACAGGTGTAGGCACATGGTGCAGAGATGTTCAGGGTTCGTATCTGCTGCGAGAGTCTCTTGGAAggtcaaacagcagcagcttcatcTTTTTCAGTCCTATTTCTTTGCCCAGAGAGACTTTGCAGTAAAGAATTTGAAGGGAAAACTGCTTTTGAGGGAGTGCTATCTATCCCTAAGAAAAAGCAGCCcatggcattttctttttttaattgatcaGATTCTCCAAGgggtttttttccaaagcaaagtgGAAGCAGGAGTCTGGCTGCCAGCAGTACAACATTCTCTTGAGTGTACAGGGGTGTAGAGCCCTGAGCCATTTCAAAACTGTGTCTCTGCCACACAGAGGCCTTGCAGCTTTCTTAGCAGTATGTCAGTGGGTTCCAGAGAAGATAAATACTTGTGTGTAAACTTTATTGTTCACTTTTTGCAAGTTGTAGTTACAGGCAGCCATACTAGGTTATTTGTAGTTGTGTTAGAGAAGTATATTGACTCTTCTTCCCCTGCCCATCCTTTCTAGGTAAGAGAAGATACAATATTAAGCTGTGGAAAACCTTCACAGATTGTTTTAACTGTTTACCAATTGCAGCAATTGTGGATGAGAAGATATTCTGCTGTCATGGAGGTGAGTTCTTCAGttgatattttataaaaatgtaacaCCCTGTACTACTGAAATATTGGCAATTTCATATTCATGATGTGTGCTCCTCTGTTGCTGGAAGACattttgtgggggtttttttgttgttttggagCTCATTATTGAGGTTTTGGAACTTCAGGGATTTGTCTCTGCCTCGCTTTGTGTTGAGAGCCTGCTTAGTGGGAGTGCTGTGAACTGCTGAGCTGGTagttctttattttcagctggGACACCTCTAGTGCTGTCTCCTTTGGAATAAAGAGTCTCTAGTGGTTTTTTTACTTGCATGACCAGAAGTTGTACAAACattctgaaagcagtgttttaGTGCTTCGTTTACAGATTGGCCCCGTTATGCTATGTGATACTTGTTAATTACTTGGAAAAGCTGCACGAAGCATTTAAGCTGCAACATGTATATTATCACCTGCAAGTAATCATCACCTGCAGTTGCTTGAGAGGaatatcagttaaaaaaaagaatggtaTGAGATCTGATCCTGCATTCCATGTTATTCAGCCtgatctttaaaataaacaggcCTCGTGACCTCTAGTATTAATATCTCTTAAGAGCTCTTCTAACAGACACTTACAGGCTATTAAAGTGGGATGGTTGTAATCCTTTACACGTGGAAATGGCTCTGCTTATCTTGCTCTCAGAATATCTTGTGTCTTCTGtcagaaaagctttaaaaaaaatgctggattGAAATGTTGGTTCACGTTGCTGTTGGACCACAGCGCACGTTGATGGTGGATCAGTCTGTGAGCGTTTTTCATCTTGAGCTGATTCCTGTGTTTCACACTAAGTTGGAGTAAAAAGCGAGCTGTGTGTCTCACCTCACCCAGGTTTGTCACCAGACCTGCAGTCGATGGAGCAGATCAGACGAATTATGCGCCCCACTGATGTACCTGACCAAGGTCTTCTTTGTGATCTCCTGTGGTCTGACCCTGACAAGGATGTCTTAGGATGGGGTGAAAATGACAGAGGAGTGTCCTTTACTTTTGGAGCTGAAGTGGTTGCTAAGTTTCTCCATAAACATGACTTGGATCTCATATGTAGAGCTCATCAGGTATTTTAATTTCGTGTGTTAATCTGTAGAATAATTGAAATGGAAGGGACCTGGGGTGGTCACCTCCACACACAAAACAGCGTGGAGCAAAACAGTGTCAGACCAGACACACAGCATCTCATCCATCTGATTAAATATCTGCAAGGGTGGAGGTTCCAGCATCTTGGAGGAACTTGTCCACTGTTTAAAAACCTTTATAATTAATTCTTAATACATTCATAGTGTGGGTCTGAGATTTGAACAAGATAGCTTTGAGTGTAGCAGAACTCTGGTGGCTTTTATTGTTGATGGCCCTTGTTGCTAAACTGGAACTTGTGATGTTTGTCCAGTTTGGGGGTAAAAGTCTAGGACCTGTGCTCCTTGGCTGTAACTGTTTCTTCAGCTGCTGACTCTGCTAGAGCTGTACTTTGTCTGGAAGAAATTGCCTGGTGTAACTCCGCGTTTCTCTCCAAAGGTTGTGGAAGATGGATATGAGTTTTTTGCAAAAAGACAATTGGTGACTCTCTTTTCTGCCCCAAATTACTGTGGAGAATTTGATAACGCAGGTGCCATGATGAGTGTGGATGAAACCCTAATGTGTTCTTTTCAGGTATTGTATCTGACAACGTTACCTCCTAGTTACTGCAGTCACACTTCAGATTCCCTCTTTCCATTCATATGTACCATCACAAAACTGTAGCACTGCTTCCGATAGATCTCACAGATACCAAATGtaggcagagctgtgtttgccCTTGTGGCCTTAATGCAGTGAGCCCTGACTGGTGTGATGAACCGCTTGACCCTGGGATTAAATCACTGGAGCAAAGCTATCAGCTGTCTTCCTGCTTCCATTGGCATGGGCTTCCTGGTCAGCTGCTCTAAGGCCTgccacagctcagagcagaaaaTCTATTTACTTCAGAGCTGCCTGGATGATCAGTGTAAAACACCTAATGCTAGCGAATGGATTGTTGGGGTGTGAGACTGCTGACAGCTTTCCTTAAAGGCTGAACTGTctctttcagattttgaaaCCCGCAGAGAAGAAGAAGCCCAACGCTAGCAGACCCGTAACACCTCCCAGGAGTATGAtcacaaagcaagcaaagaaatagtCCACGTGGTACTGCCTGGCTGGGACTTGTATCATAATATATAACCttcatttttaaactgtaaCGTGTACTGTTCAGCTTGCTCAAAATAGAACGTGTTTGTGGTTTCCCTTTTGATTTGATGAATGGCATTTGCTGGTTGTAGCAGCAAATGAAGGACTTTTCTCCCTTCTAGGAAAAGAGTTTTAAACTTTCCTTCTGTTGGTGTTCCCGCTGTACACTCCAGCATTTATCCTGTCATGATGGGTAACTGTACAACTGACTTTCTCAATCTGTACGAGTAGTGTAAatgcttgttttctcctttagGATCTAAAGAGGGCACTAGTGTGCTGTGAGAGTAGGGCTTTGTTACTGTTGGAGATTACATTGTTTATACAAACCACTGTGAACTTTTTTTAcgttaaaatttgttttaaagggattgcttttctttttatgtcttGTCCTGTACACGTTGGTTTTATCGCTGTCAACATTAGAAATAACCTTCAACCTCCCCAGCATCACTGGTATGATgtatatttaatgaaaacacaCATCCCTGTCCTTTAAGTGACAACTGAAGCCATTATTTCAAGTGTTCGTGTCTTTCCTGAAGCCAAAGTCTGCATAGAGATCTGTATGTACACGACCCACCGCACTGAGCTGGCAGGGCTTTCCATTCATGCCTTCCTCgtggagagaaaaggaagtcTGGACTTGAAGTAGCGAGTagaaatgctgtgctgtttgttctATTCACAGTAAAATTAAACACAATTTTGTACAGTTTCTGTATGCTCTATCAAACGGACTTCTTACAGTTGCATCAGGCCCGTGGCAGCCGTGTCAGACAGCTGGAAGTTACGGAAACGGCTCCACGTCTGCCCGAATGGCTTGGAGCATTGTGGCCTAAAGACTTTGTTCTACGGAGGCGCCCgggaagcagctggaagagCCAACCCGAGGCATCGATCAGCAGTTTATACAGATACCTCACGGTATCTCgttttttaagacttttttgAACAGATGACAGTGTACAATACCATGTAGTGAAAATCGCttattaaatgaagaaattgttAACTCTTCTCAGTGTTGGTTTATCGCAGCGTGTGCACTACTGCTATCAGAGGACATGACTTAGAGAAATAAATCGTTCTGGAAACCCACACCCTTCTGGTTTGGATTTGTCTGAGCTGCACACACTGGAGCTGTGCCTCTGAATTCTAGATGAAGAAAGTCGGTGTGCTTTAGCACTGCTGTTACGTTACTGAGGTTTGGTACGCATGCCAACTGCAGCAGTTTGCTGTGGGAGGAAATAGGTCAGGTGCAGCGTGGGCAGCCTGCTGTCCTGCCCTGCTGTCTCTGCATCTCTCACCTGCTCCCGTGTGCCTTGCAG of the Lagopus muta isolate bLagMut1 chromosome 17, bLagMut1 primary, whole genome shotgun sequence genome contains:
- the PPP1CC gene encoding serine/threonine-protein phosphatase PP1-gamma catalytic subunit, with product MADIDKLNIDSIIQRLLEVRGSKPGKNVQLQENEIRGLCLKSREIFLSQPILLELEAPLKICGDIHGQYYDLLRLFEYGGFPPESNYLFLGDYVDRGKQSLETICLLLAYKIKYPENFFLLRGNHECASINRIYGFYDECKRRYNIKLWKTFTDCFNCLPIAAIVDEKIFCCHGGLSPDLQSMEQIRRIMRPTDVPDQGLLCDLLWSDPDKDVLGWGENDRGVSFTFGAEVVAKFLHKHDLDLICRAHQVVEDGYEFFAKRQLVTLFSAPNYCGEFDNAGAMMSVDETLMCSFQILKPAEKKKPNASRPVTPPRSMITKQAKK